From Tachypleus tridentatus isolate NWPU-2018 chromosome 8, ASM421037v1, whole genome shotgun sequence, a single genomic window includes:
- the LOC143222728 gene encoding uncharacterized protein LOC143222728 isoform X1 has translation MSFKMDIFTFRDVIIRMELNAEYGGAGHYYQHLAKLQEKLCKKELQSLNLEHGVRNRSRPAMIIKSHKRKFSPSNFNLEKLLEERRNSEERNFKILQQVDKLEQQAMNIENRTLRLKSLKQEYKSFLQYYSSNYKSMQSAQNMIDIPVSSVRAFGFSPSQNYSTVNLDMDVSLERQSTNILGPNPSSLYTFSNIGSDKLCTQQILSTYEKGTSHAKTFRDMSTQTDECWVCARCFREPFVLNTSTSLEYVQRPICFNDNIKQYQTSVLTNTNKLPYDCTRQTPYVKYIDPRYDLSRNLSDSVINDTGIMHLNTSKHERSLMESHPTKYQLNGDSKDPLREGVFCYLL, from the exons ATGTCtttcaaaatggatatttttactTTTCGAGAT GTGATTATAAGAATGGAATTGAATGCTGAGTATGGTGGAGCTGGACATTATTACCAGCATTTAGCAAAGCTACAGGAAAAACTTTGTAAAAA AGAATTGCAGTCTCTTAATTTGGAACATGGAGTGAGAAACAGATCAAGACCTGCAATGATTATTAAATCCCA CAAAAGAAAATTTTCACCAAGTAATTTCAATCTGGAGAAGTTATTGGAAGAAAGGAGGAACAGTGAAGAAAGAAACTTCAAAATATTGCAGCAGGTTGACAAGCTTGAGCAGCAGGCAATGAATATAGAGAACAGAACTCTGAGATTGAAGTCTTTAAAA CAAGAATATAAAAGTTTTCTTCAGTACTATAGTTCTAACTATAAATCG aTGCAAAGTGCTCAGAATATGATAGACATTCCAGTTTCAAGTGTAAGAGCATTTGGCTTTTCTCCATCACAGAATTATTCAACAGTTAATTTGGACATGGATGTTTCTCTGGAAAGacaatcaacaaatattttaggtCCTAACCCTTCTAGTCTGTACACTTTTTCAAATATTGGAAGTGATAAATTATGTACTCAACAGATATTGTCTACCTATGAAAAAGGTACTAGTCATGCGAAGACTTTCAGGGATATGAGTACTCAGACAGATGAATGTTGGGTGTGTGCTCGATGCTTTAGAGAACCTTTTGTACTAAATACTTCTACCTCTCTTGAATATGTACAGAGACCTATATGCTTTAATGATAACATTAAACAGTATCAAACATCAGTTCTGACTAACACAAATAAATTACCATATGATTGTACTCGACAGACTCCTTACGTAAAATATATTGATCCAAGATATGACTTGTCTAGAAATTTGTCTGACAGTGTTATTAATGACACTGGCATTATGCATTTAAATACTAGTAAGCATGAAAGATCTTTGATGGAATCTCACCCAACAAAATACCAGTTAAATGGTGATTCTAAAGATCCTTTGAGGgaaggtgttttttgttacttACTCTGA
- the LOC143222728 gene encoding uncharacterized protein LOC143222728 isoform X3: protein MELNAEYGGAGHYYQHLAKLQEKLCKKELQSLNLEHGVRNRSRPAMIIKSHKRKFSPSNFNLEKLLEERRNSEERNFKILQQVDKLEQQAMNIENRTLRLKSLKQEYKSFLQYYSSNYKSMQSAQNMIDIPVSSVRAFGFSPSQNYSTVNLDMDVSLERQSTNILGPNPSSLYTFSNIGSDKLCTQQILSTYEKGTSHAKTFRDMSTQTDECWVCARCFREPFVLNTSTSLEYVQRPICFNDNIKQYQTSVLTNTNKLPYDCTRQTPYVKYIDPRYDLSRNLSDSVINDTGIMHLNTSKHERSLMESHPTKYQLNGDSKDPLREGVFCYLL, encoded by the exons ATGGAATTGAATGCTGAGTATGGTGGAGCTGGACATTATTACCAGCATTTAGCAAAGCTACAGGAAAAACTTTGTAAAAA AGAATTGCAGTCTCTTAATTTGGAACATGGAGTGAGAAACAGATCAAGACCTGCAATGATTATTAAATCCCA CAAAAGAAAATTTTCACCAAGTAATTTCAATCTGGAGAAGTTATTGGAAGAAAGGAGGAACAGTGAAGAAAGAAACTTCAAAATATTGCAGCAGGTTGACAAGCTTGAGCAGCAGGCAATGAATATAGAGAACAGAACTCTGAGATTGAAGTCTTTAAAA CAAGAATATAAAAGTTTTCTTCAGTACTATAGTTCTAACTATAAATCG aTGCAAAGTGCTCAGAATATGATAGACATTCCAGTTTCAAGTGTAAGAGCATTTGGCTTTTCTCCATCACAGAATTATTCAACAGTTAATTTGGACATGGATGTTTCTCTGGAAAGacaatcaacaaatattttaggtCCTAACCCTTCTAGTCTGTACACTTTTTCAAATATTGGAAGTGATAAATTATGTACTCAACAGATATTGTCTACCTATGAAAAAGGTACTAGTCATGCGAAGACTTTCAGGGATATGAGTACTCAGACAGATGAATGTTGGGTGTGTGCTCGATGCTTTAGAGAACCTTTTGTACTAAATACTTCTACCTCTCTTGAATATGTACAGAGACCTATATGCTTTAATGATAACATTAAACAGTATCAAACATCAGTTCTGACTAACACAAATAAATTACCATATGATTGTACTCGACAGACTCCTTACGTAAAATATATTGATCCAAGATATGACTTGTCTAGAAATTTGTCTGACAGTGTTATTAATGACACTGGCATTATGCATTTAAATACTAGTAAGCATGAAAGATCTTTGATGGAATCTCACCCAACAAAATACCAGTTAAATGGTGATTCTAAAGATCCTTTGAGGgaaggtgttttttgttacttACTCTGA
- the LOC143222728 gene encoding uncharacterized protein LOC143222728 isoform X2 — MVIIRMELNAEYGGAGHYYQHLAKLQEKLCKKELQSLNLEHGVRNRSRPAMIIKSHKRKFSPSNFNLEKLLEERRNSEERNFKILQQVDKLEQQAMNIENRTLRLKSLKQEYKSFLQYYSSNYKSMQSAQNMIDIPVSSVRAFGFSPSQNYSTVNLDMDVSLERQSTNILGPNPSSLYTFSNIGSDKLCTQQILSTYEKGTSHAKTFRDMSTQTDECWVCARCFREPFVLNTSTSLEYVQRPICFNDNIKQYQTSVLTNTNKLPYDCTRQTPYVKYIDPRYDLSRNLSDSVINDTGIMHLNTSKHERSLMESHPTKYQLNGDSKDPLREGVFCYLL, encoded by the exons ATG GTGATTATAAGAATGGAATTGAATGCTGAGTATGGTGGAGCTGGACATTATTACCAGCATTTAGCAAAGCTACAGGAAAAACTTTGTAAAAA AGAATTGCAGTCTCTTAATTTGGAACATGGAGTGAGAAACAGATCAAGACCTGCAATGATTATTAAATCCCA CAAAAGAAAATTTTCACCAAGTAATTTCAATCTGGAGAAGTTATTGGAAGAAAGGAGGAACAGTGAAGAAAGAAACTTCAAAATATTGCAGCAGGTTGACAAGCTTGAGCAGCAGGCAATGAATATAGAGAACAGAACTCTGAGATTGAAGTCTTTAAAA CAAGAATATAAAAGTTTTCTTCAGTACTATAGTTCTAACTATAAATCG aTGCAAAGTGCTCAGAATATGATAGACATTCCAGTTTCAAGTGTAAGAGCATTTGGCTTTTCTCCATCACAGAATTATTCAACAGTTAATTTGGACATGGATGTTTCTCTGGAAAGacaatcaacaaatattttaggtCCTAACCCTTCTAGTCTGTACACTTTTTCAAATATTGGAAGTGATAAATTATGTACTCAACAGATATTGTCTACCTATGAAAAAGGTACTAGTCATGCGAAGACTTTCAGGGATATGAGTACTCAGACAGATGAATGTTGGGTGTGTGCTCGATGCTTTAGAGAACCTTTTGTACTAAATACTTCTACCTCTCTTGAATATGTACAGAGACCTATATGCTTTAATGATAACATTAAACAGTATCAAACATCAGTTCTGACTAACACAAATAAATTACCATATGATTGTACTCGACAGACTCCTTACGTAAAATATATTGATCCAAGATATGACTTGTCTAGAAATTTGTCTGACAGTGTTATTAATGACACTGGCATTATGCATTTAAATACTAGTAAGCATGAAAGATCTTTGATGGAATCTCACCCAACAAAATACCAGTTAAATGGTGATTCTAAAGATCCTTTGAGGgaaggtgttttttgttacttACTCTGA
- the LOC143222728 gene encoding uncharacterized protein LOC143222728 isoform X5, translating to MIIKSHKRKFSPSNFNLEKLLEERRNSEERNFKILQQVDKLEQQAMNIENRTLRLKSLKQEYKSFLQYYSSNYKSMQSAQNMIDIPVSSVRAFGFSPSQNYSTVNLDMDVSLERQSTNILGPNPSSLYTFSNIGSDKLCTQQILSTYEKGTSHAKTFRDMSTQTDECWVCARCFREPFVLNTSTSLEYVQRPICFNDNIKQYQTSVLTNTNKLPYDCTRQTPYVKYIDPRYDLSRNLSDSVINDTGIMHLNTSKHERSLMESHPTKYQLNGDSKDPLREGVFCYLL from the exons ATGATTATTAAATCCCA CAAAAGAAAATTTTCACCAAGTAATTTCAATCTGGAGAAGTTATTGGAAGAAAGGAGGAACAGTGAAGAAAGAAACTTCAAAATATTGCAGCAGGTTGACAAGCTTGAGCAGCAGGCAATGAATATAGAGAACAGAACTCTGAGATTGAAGTCTTTAAAA CAAGAATATAAAAGTTTTCTTCAGTACTATAGTTCTAACTATAAATCG aTGCAAAGTGCTCAGAATATGATAGACATTCCAGTTTCAAGTGTAAGAGCATTTGGCTTTTCTCCATCACAGAATTATTCAACAGTTAATTTGGACATGGATGTTTCTCTGGAAAGacaatcaacaaatattttaggtCCTAACCCTTCTAGTCTGTACACTTTTTCAAATATTGGAAGTGATAAATTATGTACTCAACAGATATTGTCTACCTATGAAAAAGGTACTAGTCATGCGAAGACTTTCAGGGATATGAGTACTCAGACAGATGAATGTTGGGTGTGTGCTCGATGCTTTAGAGAACCTTTTGTACTAAATACTTCTACCTCTCTTGAATATGTACAGAGACCTATATGCTTTAATGATAACATTAAACAGTATCAAACATCAGTTCTGACTAACACAAATAAATTACCATATGATTGTACTCGACAGACTCCTTACGTAAAATATATTGATCCAAGATATGACTTGTCTAGAAATTTGTCTGACAGTGTTATTAATGACACTGGCATTATGCATTTAAATACTAGTAAGCATGAAAGATCTTTGATGGAATCTCACCCAACAAAATACCAGTTAAATGGTGATTCTAAAGATCCTTTGAGGgaaggtgttttttgttacttACTCTGA